Genomic window (Xenopus laevis strain J_2021 chromosome 3S, Xenopus_laevis_v10.1, whole genome shotgun sequence):
aggggcacggcagttagcagagtcttttgggctgaaggtcacggtacaagaggattaggcagaaggatggtcagacagacTGGGTGGAGGCTggtggatatcagaatcgtcagacaggcaaagggtcaaaccgggtgatcaaacaaagggttaagcaggaagagttgtcgtaggcaggcaagggtcaggatccagaatgcagagtagtcaggaacaggctgggtcaaacaaggataatcagatcagaatttcaaaGACAGACACACAAGGCTCAGaaaaaccactagaacaagttctatcacgggcgctggcctgggggtcagaatgggccttaaatacggTCAAAGTTCGCGCCTAAACGTGCGTCaatgcctgtacctttaagaggcgcgcaccctaggaatcaaagatggcgccggcTCCTAAGAACCACGCGGCGGGTATTCAGTGTTTGATACTGTAAGTTGTCTGTCTGTCTCATGTAGAAATACTGGTCAGACACAGTGAACCTCTTGTATTGATGTCCTTCATATGGAGAATGTCAGAGCCCAGCACATGTACCTGATTTACTGCCGTAAGTTGCTTTCCTAAGAACATATCGGTGGCCTTCACTGAATCTCACAGCCATATCTACCTACATGTGGATTTGTATTGGTAGCAATGTGGCGGCCACAGAGTTTCCTCTTTCAAAGTAAATATAGAAAATCATTCACAGACTCTAAAGAAGAATGTGGCATTATCTACCCCCAGGTCCTCTCTGACATCAATAAACTTACAGAAATCAAAAACCAAATTCACTGCCACACAATTTCCACCTCCCTCACACTCCTTCCCACCATCTGTGCTCTCTTTTGCTTTTATCTGTACCTCCAGGCTAATTTCTTCCAATTGCATCCCCTTATCTCCACTCTCTGTTCTCCTTCTTCCCATCCTGATGTTCTCTTCTTCCAACTCCTTCCCCTTATGTCCACTCTCTGATGTTCTCTTCTTCCAACTCCTTCCCCTTATGATCACTCTCTGATCTACTTCTCCCCATCCCTGTGTCTCTTCTCCCAACGCATTCCCCTCATGTCCACTCTCTGATCTACTTCTCCCCATCCCTGTGTCTCTTCTTCCAATGCCTTCCCCTCATGTCCACTCTCTGATCTCCTTCTTTCCATCCCTGTGTCTCTTCTTCCAACGCCTTCCCCTTATGTCCACTCTCTGATCTCCTTCTTCCCATCCTGATGTTCTCTTCTTCCAACTCCTTCCCCTCATGTCCACTCTCTGTTCTCCTTCTTCCCATTCTGATGTTCTCTTCTTCCAACTCCTTCCCCTCATGTCCACTCTCTGATCTCCTTCTTCCCATCCTGATGTTCTCTTCTTCCAACTCCTTCCCCTCATGTCCACTCTCTGATCTCCTTCTTCCCATCCTGATGTTCTCTTCTTCCAACTCCTTCCCCTCATGTCCACTCTCTGATCTCCTTCTTCCCATTCTGATGTTCTCTtcttccatctccttcccctCATGTCCACTCTCTGTTCTCCTTCTTCCCATTCTGATGTTCTTTtcttccatctccttcccctCATGTCCACTCTCTGTTCTCCTTCTTCCCATTCTGATGTTCTCTTCTTCCAACTCCTTCCCCTCATGTCCACTCTCTGATCTCCTTCTTCCCATTCTGATGTTCTCTtcttccatctccttcccctCATGTCCACTCTCTGTTCTCCTTCTTTCCATCCTGATGTTCTCTTCTTCCAACTCCTTCCCCTCATGTCCACTCTCTGATCTCCTTCTTCCCATTCTGTTGTTCTCTtcttccatctccttcccctCATGTCCACTCTCTGTTCTCCTTCTTCCCATTCTGATGTTCTCTTCTTCCAACTCCTTGCCCTCATGTCCACTCTCTGATTTCCTTCTTCCCATCCCGTGTTTCTTCTTCCATGCCTTTCCCTCATGTCCACTCTCTGATCTCCTTCTTCCCATCCTGATGTTCTCTTCTTCCATCCCCTTCCCCTCATGTCCACTCTCTGTTCTCCTTCTTCCCATCCTGATGTTCTCTTCTTCCATCCCCTTCCCCTCATGTCCACTCTCTGATCTCCTTCTTCCCATTCTGATGTTCTCTTCTTTCAACTCCTTCCCCTCATGTCCACTCTCTGTTCTCCTTCTTACCATCCTGATGTTCTC
Coding sequences:
- the LOC121402060 gene encoding repetin-like, producing the protein MGRRRTESGHEGKALEEENIRMGRRRTESGHEGKELKEENIRMGRRRTESGHEGKELEEENIRMGRRRSESVHEGKELEEENIRMGRRRSESRHERKALEEENIRMVRRRTESGHEGKELKEENIRMGRRRSESGHEGKGMEEENIRMGRRRTESGHEGKGMEEENIRMGRRRTESGHEGKELEEENIRMGRRRTESGHEGKELKEENIRMGRRRTESGHEGKGMEEENIRMGRRRSESVHEGKELEEENIRMGRRRSESRHERKALEEENIRMVRRRTESGHEGKELKEENIRMGRRRSESGHEGKGMEEENIRMGRRRTESGHEGKGMEEENIRMGRRRSESGHEGKAWKKKHGMGRRKSESGHEGKELEEENIRMGRRRTESGHEGKEMEEENNRMGRRRSESGHEGKELEEENIRMERRRTESGHEGKEMEEENIRMGRRRSESGHEGKELEEENIRMGRRRTESGHEGKEMEEKNIRMGRRRTESGHEGKEMEEENIRMGRRRSESGHEGKELEEENIRMGRRRSESGHEGKELEEENIRMGRRRSESGHEGKELEEENIRMGRRRTESGHEGKELEEENIRMGRRRSESGHKGKALEEETQGWKEGDQRVDMRGRHWKKRHRDGEK